GGGACTACGGCCCGCTGGGCGTGGAGCTGAAGCGGAACGTGAAGGAGGCGTGGTGGCGCGCCATGGTGCACGAGAACGACGACATCGAGGGTCTCGATGCGGCCATCCTCATGCACCCGCGCGTGTGGGAGGCGTCGGGCCACGTGGCCGAGTTCACCGACCCGCTGGTGGAGTGCGGCAACTGCCACCGCCGCTACCGCGAAGACATCCTGCAGGGCGAGGCCGGCACGACCGAGATGAAGTCCATCCGCTGCCCGGCGTGCGGCGTGACGGGGCAGTGGAGCGAGCCGCGCCAGTTCAACCTGATGTTCAAGACCTTCATGGGGCCGGTGGAGGAGGATGCGAGCGTGGTGTACCTGCGGCCGGAGACGGCGCAGGGCATCTTCGTCAACTTCCTGAACGTGCAGCAGAGCGCGCGGCAGAAGGTGCCGTTCGGCATCGCGCAGATCGGCAAGGCGTTCCGGAACGAGATCACGCCCGGCAACTTCACCTTCCGCACGCGCGAGTTCGAGCAGATGGAGATGCAGTTCTTCGTCGAGCCCGGCAGCGACGACGCCCACTTCGAGCAGTGGAAGGAGCGGCGGATGCGGTGGATGACGGAGTCGCTGGGCCTGGCCGCCGACCGGCTGCGCTTCCACGAGCACGCGCCCGACAAGCTGGCGCACTACGCCAAGGCCGCGTTCGACATCGAGTTCTTCTTCGGCGGCACCATCGGCGACGGGGGCTGGGGCGAGGTGGAGGGCATCCACAACCGCACCGACTTCGACCTGCGGCAGCACCAGGACTTCTCCGGCAAGAAGCTGGAGTACGTGGACACGGTGGCCGGCAAGCGCTACCTGCCGTACATCATCGAGACCTCCGTCGGCGCGGACCGCGTGACGCTGGCCGTGATGGCGAACGCCTACCGCGAGGAGACGGTGGAGGGCGAGACGCGCACGGTGCTGGCGCTCAAGCCGTCGCTGGCGCCGGTCAAGGCCGGCATCTTCCCGCTGGTGAAGAAGGACGGCATGCCCGAGCGCGCCACCGCCATCCACGAGGCGCTGCGCCGCCGCGGCATCCAGAGCGTGTACGAGGAGTCCAACTCCATCGGCAAGCGCTACCGCCGCGAGGACGAGGCGGGCACGCCGTACTGCTTCACCATCGACGGCGAGACCATGGAGAGCGGCACGGTGACCGTCCGCGACCGCGACACCATGGAGCAGACGCGCATCTCCGAAGACCACATCATCCCGTTCCTCCAGGAGCGCCTCGGTTGATCCGCCGTTCATCTCCCGGGAGATGGACGGCAGCGGATGATCTCGGTAGATGCGGGTCGGAGGATGCGCATCGGCAGATGTCTGCTGAAAGGGTTTCCGCCGCGCATCCACAGGAGATGAACGGCCGCCGATCATCCCCCGTCCGCAGCACCACGGCGGATGCGCGGCGTCCGGAACGCGTTCCCGCGGCGTCTCCGCCGATGCGAAACAGACGAGCCGTCCCGATTCAGCGGGGCGGCTCGTTGTACGTCGTGCATCTCCTTGCTTTGTCTCCGCCCGCCGCGCATCGTGGGCGCATGCGGCCGGCGCGCCTCCGTCTCTCGGCAGACGCGGGTACGTCGCTTGCGCCGCTCCGCAAACGGCCGAACGCCGCGCATCTCCGCCGCCCACGCCCCATCCATGGACGCTTCCGAATGAACAGACCTCTCGCAGGGCTCGGCCTCCTCGCGGCGCTGGGCGCGGCAAGCGGTGCCGCGGCGCAGGCGGCTGGGCCGGCCGCGCGCTTCGATGTGGTGGGCCGCGGCCCGGTGACGAACACGCGTACGACCGACCTGGCCGTCTTCCGCGCCCCCAACGGCCGCGACTACGCCTACACGGGCACCTTCGGCGACTGCCAGCGGTGCTCGGGCAACCGCATGTTCGTGTTCGACGTGACCGACCCCGCGCACCCGGTGCGCACCGACTCGGTGGTGGTGGACGCCAAGATCGTGAACGACGTGGCGGTGAACCGCGAGGGCACGCTGGCCGTCCTCACCCGCGAGGGCGCCACGAGCCGCCGCAACGGCCTGGTCATCCTGGACCTCGCCGACCCCGCCCACCCGCGCCAGACGGCGGAGTTCTGGGAGACCATCACCGGCGGCGCGCACAACGTGTTCCTGGACGGGAAGCTGGCGTACGTGGTGGACGCGGGCACGTGGGACCTGGTGGTGGTGGACCTGTCGGACCTGCGCGACCCCGTGCAGGTCGGCCGCTGGTCGCTGGAGACCAGCACCATGCGGCTGCTGCAGGACGTGTACGTGAAGGACGGCCTGGCGTACCTCTCGGCGTGGGACGACGGGCTGGTGATCCTGGACGTGGGGCAGGGCATCAAGAAAGGCACGCCGCAGCACCCGCAGATGGTGAGCCAGTTCCGCTACCGCACGCGCTGGCACGGCGAGCAGTACGGGCACACGCACTTCGCCTACCCGTACACGAACGCGGCCGGGCACGCGTACGTGTTCGTGGGCGACGTGATCATCCCGCGCGGCGTGGACCTGAACAAGCGCTTCGACTCCGGCGGCTCCATCCACGTGCTGGACGTGTCGCGGCTCACGGCGCCGCTGGAGGTGGCGAGCTACGCGGTGGAGGGTGCGGGCGTGGACCACTTCTGGATCGAGAACGACGTGCTGTACACCGCCGCGCTCACCGCGGGCGTGCACGCCGCCGACGTGTCCGGAGACCTGCGCGGAACCCTGCGCGGGCGCGAGATCGCCTCGTTCTCCACGGCGGACCCGCACGGCTTCGTGCCCAACCTGGCGATGGCGTGGGCCGTCCGCCCGCACAACGGTTTGCTCTTCGCCACCGACTTCAACTCCGGCCTGTGGATCGCCCGCCTCACGCGGTAAGCGCTTTCGTGGTCGACAGATGAACGCGGGGCCGCCTTCCACCGGGAGGGCGGCCCCGCGCTTTTCGCCATCCTGCCGGATCGGGATCCGGTGCCCGGCTCAGCCCACTCTCCCTCCCGCGGCGCGCCGCCGGCGGGCCGGACGCGGGAACGGCCGGGCGCGTGTTCCCAAACGGGTCCTCAAACGGGAACGGCGATGTTCCCGCATGGGAACGCATCCCGAACGGGAACCCAATCAAAACTCGCGGAAGTCGTTGTGAACACTCGGCTTTCGCTGGCACGCCTATAGGGAATGCCGATTGCTAATCCCCCTCCCAGAGTTTCCCGACCCGATCCAAGAATCAACGTACCCTCCCGGAGCACACCATGAAGAAGCTTGCCCTGTCCGCCGTCTTCGGCGCCGCCCTTCTCGCCGCCCCGACCCTGGCCTCGGCCCAGTCGATCACCGGCTCCATCCAGGCGACCGCCACCGTCTCGACCGTCCTCGCCTTCGGCACCTCGTCGGCGCTCGACTTCGGCGCGGTCACGCCGGGCACCGCGGCCACCGCCAGCGGCTACATCCAGCTGGACCGCAACGTGGGCGTGATCTTCACGCTGCCGGACGCCGCCAACACCGGCAAGCTGACCAGCGCCGCCGGCGGCACCCTGACGCCGGCTTTCACCTGCGGCGTGGGCGCGACCAACGCGACCATCACCACCGCGTTCAGCAGCTGCGCCCCGGCCACCGGCACCACGGCCGTCCTCACGCAGGCCGCGCCCACGGGCACGAACACCGAGTACGTGATCTTCAACGGCTCGCTCACGGCCGCGCAGACGAACACGGTTCCCGGCACGTACAACGGCGTGATCCGCATCACCGCGACCGCCAACTAAGCACCAGGTCCCCTCGTGGTCCTGCTCTCTCGCCGCGCGGCCCGTTTCCGGGCCATCCTGACCGCCGCACTGGCTCTTGCCGGTGTGGCGGTCTGGACGCCCGCGCGGGCGCAGGCCGCGAAGCGCACGGTCACCGCGGGGCTCGGCGACAGGCTGACCATCGTCCAGCCGCCGATGACCATAGACGGGGTGAAGGGGCTGAACTTCGGCACCCTCACGCCGGGCATCCCGGTGACGGTGCTCCCCACCAGCGTGCAGGCGGGCGAGGGGCGGGGGACGGGTGCCGACTTCGTGCACTCCATCACCACCACGCTCACCCTGCCTACGGTGCTGACGGGGCCCGGCGGCGCGACGCTGCCGGTGAGCTTCAACGGCAACTACGCCGGCTCGTGCGAGATCAACAACTCGAACGTGTGCGACGTGGCCAGCCGGCAGACGTGGAACCCCGTCGTCACCCCCACGCACACCGACACCCCGTTCAACACGGGTCCGGGCAACACCTACCGGTATCCGCGCTACTCCGTGTACGTGGGCGGCAGGGTGACGCCGGCAGCGTCGCAGCGCGCCGGCGTCTACACCGGCACCATCGGCATTACCGTCGTCTGGAACTGAACCGGCTGGACCCGATCGCGCCCCCATCCTCATCGATGCGGGCGCGATTTTCCGTACCCGTCCCCGGACGCCGCTCCGAGCGGTTT
This portion of the Longimicrobiaceae bacterium genome encodes:
- a CDS encoding glycine--tRNA ligase encodes the protein DYGPLGVELKRNVKEAWWRAMVHENDDIEGLDAAILMHPRVWEASGHVAEFTDPLVECGNCHRRYREDILQGEAGTTEMKSIRCPACGVTGQWSEPRQFNLMFKTFMGPVEEDASVVYLRPETAQGIFVNFLNVQQSARQKVPFGIAQIGKAFRNEITPGNFTFRTREFEQMEMQFFVEPGSDDAHFEQWKERRMRWMTESLGLAADRLRFHEHAPDKLAHYAKAAFDIEFFFGGTIGDGGWGEVEGIHNRTDFDLRQHQDFSGKKLEYVDTVAGKRYLPYIIETSVGADRVTLAVMANAYREETVEGETRTVLALKPSLAPVKAGIFPLVKKDGMPERATAIHEALRRRGIQSVYEESNSIGKRYRREDEAGTPYCFTIDGETMESGTVTVRDRDTMEQTRISEDHIIPFLQERLG
- a CDS encoding DUF4402 domain-containing protein, with protein sequence MVLLSRRAARFRAILTAALALAGVAVWTPARAQAAKRTVTAGLGDRLTIVQPPMTIDGVKGLNFGTLTPGIPVTVLPTSVQAGEGRGTGADFVHSITTTLTLPTVLTGPGGATLPVSFNGNYAGSCEINNSNVCDVASRQTWNPVVTPTHTDTPFNTGPGNTYRYPRYSVYVGGRVTPAASQRAGVYTGTIGITVVWN